The nucleotide sequence TGGCGTTTTCCACATATCCTACGGCTACAGAGGCACTTTTTGGAGCCAGCACGCCAAGTGCTGTTGGGAGGGTGTCCCATTTCTTCACTGGCCCTGACCACCAGCCACATGGTCTCTGGATTGTGGTTTCTTGAGATCTATTGCTGCCTTGTTCCCAGTTTGGGATCTGGAAGCCCTGGAGAAACCCCACGGCCAGGGTTATATGgagggatttttgtttttgacaGCCATCATAAACAGGTGTGAAaggtcttcagtcttcattgtgcGTGCAggattttagttgtggcatgaggaatctttagTCGCAGCACGAGGAATCTTTAGtcgcagcatgcaaactcttaccCCAGGTCCACTgctttgggagcttggagtcttagcctctgcaccaccagggaagtcccacgttGTATTTTCTGATGTGAACCATGAGGGAGTAAAACAGGATTCAGGTATAttcctcttgttttgttttgagcaGGTGTGGTAATGGCAGCTCTATTAACTGACATGAGGAAGTTGGCAATAATAATGTTCTCCAGAGATATTAGAAACTTCTGAGATGTTTCTGGCATTAATTGAGCAGCTAAATACCCAAGTCTAGAAGTCTGGAGTGTGGGACAGTGAGGAGGTGGTGATTGTAGGCATGTCGCTGTTTGATCCAGTCTCACAGATAATGCATACCTGAAAAGGGAATATCCTTGATGACACCAGGGTCCTGGAATTGAGACTTATGTGACCTTGGCCACATAAGTGGGATATCCTGGCACGAGTGTGTGGATCCCTCCATGCCAGGTCCACAACTTGGATACCCACCTACCCACCTCTTCCTATAGATGACTGGTTCCAGTGATAAGTGGGACCATTTGAAGACAGTGGCATTAGTAGTGCCAGGGCCTGGTTTCTTCTCTGAGTTGGAGAGTTTGGGAAGAAGATGGGCATGtggatgatgtgtgtgtgtggggggggagtGGATAGTTGTTGTTGAGAAGGGGGCTATTTATGATTTCCTCTGTCCCCATCTTGCCAGGGCAGTGTGACCTTTGAGGATGTGGCTGTGTACTTCTCCTGGGAGGAATGGAGTCTCCTTGATGATGCTCAGAGATGCCTGTACCACagtgtgatgctggagaacttgGCACTTATAATCTCCTTGGGTATGACTGTCAAACTCATCTCTGTTCCTTGAACTGCCTCTgccctttttttccccaggagCATTCTATCCTCACGTCAGGACCCTggacactgctcctttccccaGTTCCCTGAGTTGGTGCTCAGGTTGGGTGGGCTGAGATTTGCGCACTGTGCTCTCCTTCCTTTAGCATACCCAACACTAGCCTTCCTGTCGACTTGcactcttattatttttttagttcttttcgtTATTCTTTTCCGTCATGGTTTATCATGGATTTTGAATTTCTTTGGTTACTGTGTCATCAGAGTGCCGTGTATTTGATTGCTGAGAGAGTGGAATCAGGTTGGAGAGCCCACAGAATTTCACAGGATGTATATGAATCAAGCGAGATGGCTCAGATGGAGCCTGGCCCTGCATCGTAGCACATAAAGGACGTGATGACAGTGCTGTATTCAGACTGCAACAGAAACCCATTGTGTTGACTAAAATTTGATCCCAGTGGCCACACttgatttgtgttttcctttctcccctttcGTGACACTTCGCTGGTTCATTTGCTTTGTCGCTTGTACTCTTACTTCCAACCTGTGGTTAACCTCACATTTCTGGACTTTTCTCACCACTGCGTCTGCAGTGCTTTCCACAGTGGCCTCTGTGTATTGTTTCATGAGGTGTGCACACATTCTTAAATAGTCCTGCAACACCAGGTGTCCTGATACAGTTGTATTTTCTTGGGTCTTGACacagctttttttaaattatttaatttttattcttttgaatgtgtgtgtgacaCAGCCTTTTTCTACAGTGTTCATGTGTCACCAGCAGACAAGTTCCTTTTGAAGGTTTGTTGTTGAGGAATGAATTGCAGACCCTGTGTCTCTGCTTTGTGTCCACCACATGGTTGTGCCCTTCACCTCATAAGGTCACTCCATTCTCTGATCTTGATAGCCCAGTAGTTCTAAGCAGCCCCATCCTCAACCAGAACCAACTCTTTGTTCCTGCAAACAATCGCATGGACAGGTTCTTGGGTTTATTACACTGAACTTGTGTAGCAGCTACCCCTTCCCACCTAAGTCAGTGCGCACTTCACCAGCATTACTTGCTTTCAGGTTGTTGGCATGGAGCAGAGGATGAAGAGGCATCTTCTGAACAGAACATTTCTGTACATGGAATGTCACAGGTCAGGATTCCCAAGGCAGGCATGTTCTCCCAGAAGGCCCATTTTTGTGACCTGGACTTGGGAGACGTTTTGCACTTGACTGAGCATCAGAGGCAGAGACTGTATGATATTGGGGCATGGGAGAAACACTTGTATTTCAGTGTAAAGTATCAGCCCCGCAAGCAGCACACTGGAGAGAAATACCTCAGAAGCAAGATGGGCAAAGCCTCATTTATGACCAACTGCAGACTTTTTGTGTTGGGGAAGTCACTTTCTTGTGGGGAGTCCACACAGACCAGGGATAAGTCAAACAGGAGAACTGAGTGTGGAGCAGCCTTTCACAGGGGGAAAACTCATTACAGCCCTGGAGAATGCACTGAAGACTTCAGTTGCAGACATATACTTCCTCAGCATCAGAGAGTCCTCACTAGAGAAAAATGCTACACatgtaatgaatgtgggaaatcttttaGCAAAAGCTACAGCCTCAATGACCATTGGAGAGTTCACACAGGAGAAAAGCCTTATGAGTGTGGGGAATGTGGGAAATCCTTTAGACAGAGCTCTAGCCTCATTCAGCATCGGAGAGTTCACACTGGAGCAAGACCTCATGAGTGTGATGAATGTGGAAAATTATTTAGCAACAAATCCAACCTTATTAAACAtcggagaattcatactggagaaagGCCGTATGAGTGTAGTGAATGTGGGAAGTCCTTTAGCGAAAGCTCTGCACTCCTTCAACACCGGAGtgttcacactggagaaaggccttatgagtgcagtgaatgtggaaaattctttacgTACCACTCCAGTCTCATAAAACACCAGAGAGTTCACTCTGGATCAAGGCCCTATGAGTGCAATGAATGTGGAAAGTCCTTTACCCAAAACTCCAGCCTCATTGAACACCGTAGAGTTCATAGTGGAGAAAGGCCTTAcaagtgcagtgaatgtgggaaatcttttaGCCAAAGCTCTGCACTTCTGCAGCATCGgagagttcacactggagaaaggccttatgaGTGCAATGAATGTGGGAAATTCTTTACTTACAGCTCCAGTCTCTTAAAACACCAGAGAGTTCACACGGGATCAAGGCCTTATGAGTGTAGCgaatgtgggaaatcttttacTCAAAACTCCAGCCTCATTAAACACaggagaattcatactggagaaaggccttatgagtgtagtgaatgtgggaaatcttttaGCCATAGCTCTAGCCTTATTAAACACCGAAGAGTTCACACTTGTTAAAGGCCTGGTAAGTGCAGTGAATTGGGGCAATCATTTACCCATAGGTCCAGCTTCAGCGACCACTAGAATGTTTATGTCAGAGACATgctttgtgtgtatttgtatgtggGAAATTAATCTTTAGGCTCCTAAAACAGCATAATGTCACATTGGATGAATGCCTTTTGAGTATGGCAGACATGGAAAATCATGTAGCTGAAGTCTGGCTTCAGTATACTCCAgagaattcagtggagaaaggccTTATAAGTTCAGCAAATGTGAGAAAGCCTTCAGCTGAAGAATGTATTTCACTGAATACCACAATTTCAAATGGGAGCACTATCTTCAATGTGCAGGTATATATGATTTCTTTGTTGAGTGCAACAACACTGGAGGAAATCCCTTATGAAGATGCCGTTTGCCTGTTTTAAACCTCATTCATCCAGACATCCACTTAACTTCAGGTATGTGGGAACTGTGTTGCGCTTTTTAACCTCTCCAGAACCCTTGCCAGATGGATGTCACTGCCAGTTCTGTAGCAGAAATCATATCACCCCTAACCACAGGCACATTTCTACTGTGTGCCACATTCACCCAGCCTAGTGTGTTCAGGGAAGGAAACCCCAGTTCTGACCCATTTATGGGATGATTCATGAGCAGCTTGAGCACTTAAGTCTTTCCcagtttttttccctccttcatgAATTAAAGCATGGACCTTACCCACTTTTGGCCTAAAGGACTCTGCTGGTGATTTGAAAAGATGGACTACACTTTTCAGGGATATTATTGGTCTCATGAGACTCTAGTGATGGGATTTTCTAGCTTCCAAGACATCAACCCAGGAAACAGTCAGTTTCCCCTTGCTCTTGTTTGTAGAATGGTAAAGGTCTTACTGTTTAAGCCACCGTTTATCTTAGGAGTTCCTTCACTGTATGGGGTGGTTTGTTGTTAATTGGGTTTGCTAGCCTGAAGAGATGAAATACTCTGGTGAGGATCCCGAATTGTGTGCCTCAGTGGAGACAGTATGATGGCAGAATATGCCTCTCCAATTGTGGCCTAGGTTGCATTGCTGCTCAAAGCCTTCAAGGAAAAGGACCACCTTCAAGGACCACCTTCGTGGTCCTAATTTATAAGTTGTATGCCATGATATTTTTCAGGTTCAGAGTTCAAACTGAGGAGGGGGCCatttctgattgctgtgactacTCTCAGTGCTTCTGAGAGCGACATACACTTGTTCTCTTGTTCACAGGCGATATTGCACCTTGCTCAGCACTGTTGAGGGAAATCTGTTCCCCAGGTCCTGCAGTGGAGCCCCGTGCCTGATGTCCTGAATTCTGTAGAGTAACAGCAGTGATTTTAAGATTATATAAACACTGGATTAATAGTGGAGGAGACTGCAGCATACTGATTAGAATGTGCCCCTTTCAAAAGGTCACTCAAAATGTTTAACCACTATGGCTTTGGAGGATAAGCAGGTATGGAAATTCTCAGAACTTTTGAAACTTTTTATCTGTACAACTTAGGGCCttgtcaaggaaaataaaataaaggttttGTGGATTCCTCTGGCCTTTCTGGGCTGTTCATCTAAGGCCATTGTTGTGCAGACAGAACAAGGATAGAGAGGAGAGAGCTCCTTAGTCAGCTCTGTGAGATTTGTGACCCATCCAGTATCCATGTTGAATGAAGTTTCCACCTCAAAAATTGCTCACCTGTTTTTGCTGCCCCTGAGGCAAGTCCTGaacctgtccattgagtcagtatggTTGCCGAACCTGATGTTCTAAATGAGGAAATCCTGTTCCTATTTAAACTGTACAATTTGGTGATTTTTTACAGTTATGTAAACCCATGAAACCATCAAACAATCATGATAGTTTGTCACGCCATACTTACCTTGAATCTCTTTGTCCTCCAAGCAGCCATTagtttgcttttcattatagcagatgagtttgcattttctaggatTTTATATGATTGAAGTCATGAAGTGTTTagtctcccccccccccccccccttttggGTGCCTTTACATGACATGCTTACTCTGCAGTCCATCAGTGGTGCCTCTATGAGTAGTTCTTTTATATTATTGAGAATTATGTTCTGTCACTACGtctcaatttatttattcatctgtttatggatattttaattatttctggtTTTGGCTGTTACAAATAAAAGCCGTACAGAAGTTGGATACAGTTCTTCATATTGAATCGTTTCCTTTTTCTCATGCTGATACCTCAAAATGCAATACCTGAACCAGAGTGTAGGTAAATATATAACTTTTCCAGAAACACCAAACTGTCTTTTAAAATGATTGCTCCCTTTTGTATTCCCATCTTTAGTGTGAGTTCCAATTCTCTCATATCCTTGCTAAAGTGAATATGATTTGCTTTTAAACATTTGACTCTGTGagtaaatgtatataatattagAGCACTTTGGTTTTAGTTTCATTTCCCTTATATTTCATGATGTTGAGCATAGTTGGTGTATAGGAGATACAGAAGAAGGGTCAACACGTTAAACAGTTCAAAAGACCCAATAAGCCAAATCTGGATCATGGCAAATTCTAACAAACAAATGGCAAGTGAATAAtatgattaaaagaaaatggtaagtgggggatttccctggccatccagtggctaagactcggcacttccactgctgggggtaTGTGTtcaatcctggttggggaactaagattcccgcAAGCTGCATGGCCTGGCCAAAAGAAAGCCTCTAAGGAAATTCCAGTAGATACTTCTACTCTAGGAGAACTTACCCTACCCACTGCCCACTAAGAGTAACTGAACTAATCAGTTTACCCTGAATACAACAGTTTACAGCCAAAgttctcagcatttttttttcttaaaggtgaGTGGTACATAGAGGTTAAAAAACTTGCAAGACACACCTACTTGTTGCCTAAGATAAATTTTGTATCCAGACTGCAGTCTGCATTAAGTAATGATTGCAGTATGGTAATTACACAGTTTAGCActtataaatattttgattttatgcAACAAATTAATGGAATTATATAAGGATCTTTACGTTTTAGAAACACCTCCTAAAGAGGTTATGTGTGAAATGACATGGTGTCTGTGATTATAAATAAACCACTAACTGCATGGGGATAGATAAAATAAGAGCCATAAAAGGAtaaatagggaattccctgtcaatccagtggttaggactccaggcttccactgcatagggcttgggtttgatccctggttggggaactacgatcctgcaagctgtgtagTATAGGATAAATAATGACAGATG is from Bos indicus isolate NIAB-ARS_2022 breed Sahiwal x Tharparkar chromosome 18, NIAB-ARS_B.indTharparkar_mat_pri_1.0, whole genome shotgun sequence and encodes:
- the LOC109572196 gene encoding zinc finger protein 154-like gives rise to the protein MAAAAPKNPLQGSVTFEDVAVYFSWEEWSLLDDAQRCLYHSVMLENLALIISLGCWHGAEDEEASSEQNISVHGMSQVRIPKAGMFSQKAHFCDLDLGDVLHLTEHQRQRLYDIGAWEKHLYFSVKYQPRKQHTGEKYLRSKMGKASFMTNCRLFVLGKSLSCGESTQTRDKSNRRTECGAAFHRGKTHYSPGECTEDFSCRHILPQHQRVLTREKCYTCNECGKSFSKSYSLNDHWRVHTGEKPYECGECGKSFRQSSSLIQHRRVHTGARPHECDECGKLFSNKSNLIKHRRIHTGERPYECSECGKSFSESSALLQHRSVHTGERPYECSECGKFFTYHSSLIKHQRVHSGSRPYECNECGKSFTQNSSLIEHRRVHSGERPYKCSECGKSFSQSSALLQHRRVHTGERPYECNECGKFFTYSSSLLKHQRVHTGSRPYECSECGKSFTQNSSLIKHRRIHTGERPYECSECGKSFSHSSSLIKHRRVHTC